Proteins from a single region of Nakamurella deserti:
- a CDS encoding SURF1 family protein, with amino-acid sequence MTLTARPTPPAPAPRRAGIRAILTPGWLAVVALATVFAGACWFVLAPWQYHRHQEREALNDQIETALAAPPAPVQDLLVSGAEPPASSEFRLVTATGSFVPDEQVYVRLRQQNGSSASEVVLPFKLTDGTRVLIDRGYVSNDDLKAGDLPAPVPSGEITVTGRVSADQPDPSNRPRQEVDGRIDVYGIDSAVLLGDEPGARLGFVQLVDGTPGVLNEIGVPDRDGGPFLSYALQWAVFGAVALLAAGFFAYREVTDPPGDDPETTGAASPGPPTDPTADPADAADVAAVPGSAAGPPGRAPAAPGTVGTGKPRKPRFDKSQLYD; translated from the coding sequence ATGACCCTCACCGCCCGCCCCACCCCACCGGCGCCGGCACCCCGCCGCGCCGGGATCAGGGCCATCCTGACGCCGGGCTGGCTCGCCGTCGTCGCCCTCGCGACGGTGTTCGCGGGCGCGTGCTGGTTCGTGCTCGCCCCGTGGCAGTACCACCGCCACCAGGAGCGCGAGGCGCTCAACGACCAGATCGAGACCGCGCTGGCGGCCCCGCCGGCGCCGGTCCAGGACCTGCTCGTCAGCGGGGCGGAGCCGCCGGCGAGCAGCGAGTTCCGGTTGGTCACCGCGACCGGGTCGTTCGTCCCCGACGAGCAGGTGTACGTCCGCCTCCGCCAGCAGAACGGCTCGAGCGCCTCGGAGGTGGTGCTGCCGTTCAAGCTCACCGACGGCACCCGCGTGCTGATCGACCGCGGCTACGTCTCCAACGACGACCTCAAGGCCGGCGACCTGCCCGCCCCGGTGCCGTCCGGTGAGATCACCGTCACGGGCCGGGTCAGCGCCGACCAGCCCGATCCGTCGAACCGCCCCCGCCAGGAGGTCGACGGACGCATCGACGTCTACGGCATCGACTCGGCGGTGCTGCTCGGTGACGAGCCGGGCGCCCGGTTGGGCTTCGTGCAGCTCGTCGACGGCACCCCCGGCGTGCTGAACGAGATCGGCGTCCCCGACCGCGACGGCGGGCCGTTCCTGTCCTACGCCCTGCAGTGGGCGGTGTTCGGTGCGGTGGCGCTGCTCGCCGCCGGCTTCTTCGCCTACCGCGAGGTCACGGACCCGCCCGGCGACGACCCCGAGACCACCGGAGCGGCCTCCCCCGGTCCGCCGACCGACCCCACCGCCGACCCGGCGGACGCCGCCGACGTCGCGGCGGTCCCGGGGTCGGCGGCCGGCCCGCCCGGCCGGGCGCCCGCCGCTCCCGGGACGGTCGGGACGGGCAAGCCGCGGAAGCCCAGGTTCGACAAGTCGCAGCTCTACGACTGA
- a CDS encoding Nif3-like dinuclear metal center hexameric protein, with protein sequence MPDPRTVTLAEVRATLDAAYPPALAEDWDTGIGLTCGDPAQPVGTVLLAVDVDPVTVDEAVEVGADLLLTHHPLLFRPVQSVAADTAKGRLIHRLIRGGVAHLAAHTNADRAAGGVNDALAAALGLTDTRPVAPADADPALGLGRIGTLAAPTTARAFAAAIAAALPATVTGARLAGDPDRRIRRVAVCGGSGGSLLSTVSGAGVDAFVTSDLGHHVAQEYVSGGDDRPVLVDVAHWAGEWPWLPVAAALLERELGVRAVVSERRTDPWTARA encoded by the coding sequence ATGCCCGATCCCCGCACCGTGACCCTGGCCGAGGTGCGCGCCACCCTCGACGCCGCCTACCCGCCCGCCCTGGCCGAGGACTGGGACACCGGCATCGGGTTGACCTGCGGCGACCCCGCCCAGCCGGTCGGCACCGTCCTGCTGGCCGTCGACGTGGATCCGGTCACCGTCGACGAGGCCGTCGAGGTCGGGGCCGACCTGCTGCTCACCCACCACCCGCTGCTGTTCCGCCCGGTGCAGTCCGTGGCCGCCGACACGGCCAAGGGCCGCCTGATCCACCGGCTGATCCGGGGCGGGGTGGCGCACCTGGCCGCGCACACCAACGCCGACCGGGCCGCGGGCGGCGTCAACGACGCCCTGGCGGCCGCTCTCGGTCTCACCGACACCCGCCCGGTCGCGCCCGCGGACGCCGACCCCGCCCTGGGGCTCGGCCGGATCGGCACCCTGGCCGCGCCGACGACGGCCCGGGCCTTCGCCGCCGCGATTGCGGCGGCCCTGCCGGCCACGGTCACCGGCGCGCGCCTGGCGGGTGACCCCGACCGGCGGATCCGGCGGGTGGCGGTCTGCGGCGGCTCCGGCGGGTCGCTGCTGTCCACCGTCTCCGGCGCCGGTGTCGACGCCTTCGTCACCTCCGACCTCGGGCACCACGTCGCCCAGGAGTACGTCTCCGGCGGTGACGACCGGCCGGTGCTCGTCGACGTCGCCCACTGGGCCGGCGAATGGCCGTGGCTGCCGGTCGCCGCGGCGCTGCTCGAGCGCGAACTCGGCGTCCGCGCGGTGGTCTCGGAGCGGCGCACCGACCCCTGGACCGCGCGGGCCTGA
- the araA gene encoding L-arabinose isomerase: MTASRAQVWFLTGSQGLYGPETLDQVAAQSREIAETLDAAKEIDADVVWRPVLTTADAIRRTMLEANSGDDCVGVVAWMHTFSPAKMWIAGIDALRKPLLHLHTQAGESLPWAEIDMDFMNLNQAAHGDREFGYIQTRLGAARKTVAGYAAHPEVQASVGSWVRAAKGAAKIRSLKLARFGDNMRDVAVTEGDKVEAQRRFGVSVNTYGVNDLVEIVDAVGDAEVDTLAATYDEQYDVMASLRPGGEQRESLRYAARIELGMRQFLTAGGFGAFTTNFEDLGGLRQLPGIAVQRLMADGYGFGGEGDWKTSVMLATIKAMGEGRSGGTSFMEDYTYHLVPGEEKILGAHMLEVCPTITSSRPKAEIHPLGIGGRQDPVRLVFDADPGAAVIVGIADMGERFRLVLNAVDVVAPTEPLPKLPVARAVWEPQPDFRTSTQAWLTAGGPHHTVLSTAVGVEEIDDFAEMMRTELLVIDNDTTMRGFTKEIRWNQAYHRLAQGF, encoded by the coding sequence TTGACAGCATCACGAGCGCAGGTGTGGTTCCTCACCGGCAGCCAGGGCCTCTACGGCCCGGAGACCCTCGACCAGGTCGCCGCCCAGTCCCGCGAGATCGCCGAGACCCTCGACGCCGCCAAGGAGATCGACGCCGACGTGGTCTGGCGTCCGGTGCTCACCACCGCCGACGCGATCCGCCGCACGATGCTCGAGGCGAACTCCGGCGACGACTGTGTCGGTGTCGTCGCCTGGATGCACACGTTCTCGCCGGCGAAGATGTGGATCGCCGGGATCGACGCGCTGCGCAAGCCGCTGCTGCACCTGCACACGCAGGCGGGGGAGTCGCTGCCGTGGGCCGAGATCGACATGGACTTCATGAATCTCAACCAGGCCGCGCACGGTGACCGCGAGTTCGGGTACATCCAGACCCGGCTCGGAGCGGCCCGCAAGACCGTGGCCGGGTACGCCGCCCATCCCGAGGTCCAGGCGTCGGTCGGCTCCTGGGTCCGCGCCGCCAAGGGGGCCGCGAAGATCCGCAGCCTGAAGCTCGCCCGCTTCGGCGACAACATGCGCGACGTGGCCGTCACCGAGGGCGACAAGGTCGAGGCGCAGCGCCGGTTCGGCGTCTCGGTGAACACCTACGGTGTCAACGACCTCGTCGAGATCGTCGACGCCGTCGGCGACGCCGAGGTGGACACCCTCGCGGCGACCTACGACGAGCAGTACGACGTGATGGCGTCGCTGCGGCCCGGCGGCGAGCAGCGGGAGTCGCTGCGGTACGCGGCACGCATCGAGCTCGGCATGCGGCAGTTCCTCACCGCCGGCGGCTTCGGCGCCTTCACCACCAACTTCGAGGACCTGGGTGGGCTCCGGCAGCTCCCGGGCATCGCCGTCCAGCGGCTGATGGCCGACGGCTACGGCTTCGGCGGCGAGGGTGACTGGAAGACCTCCGTCATGCTGGCCACCATCAAGGCCATGGGCGAGGGCCGCTCCGGCGGGACGTCGTTCATGGAGGACTACACCTATCACCTGGTCCCCGGCGAGGAGAAGATCCTCGGCGCCCACATGCTCGAGGTCTGTCCCACCATCACCAGCTCCCGGCCCAAGGCCGAGATCCACCCGCTGGGCATCGGCGGCCGCCAGGATCCGGTCCGGTTGGTCTTCGACGCCGACCCGGGCGCCGCGGTCATCGTCGGCATCGCCGACATGGGGGAGCGGTTCCGCCTCGTGCTCAACGCCGTGGACGTGGTCGCCCCGACCGAGCCGCTGCCGAAACTGCCGGTGGCGCGGGCGGTCTGGGAGCCGCAGCCGGACTTCCGGACCTCCACCCAGGCGTGGCTCACGGCCGGTGGCCCGCACCACACGGTGCTGTCCACCGCGGTCGGCGTCGAGGAGATCGACGACTTCGCCGAGATGATGCGCACCGAGCTGCTGGTCATCGACAACGACACGACCATGCGCGGTTTCACCAAGGAGATCCGCTGGAACCAGGCGTACCACCGACTGGCCCAGGGCTTCTGA
- a CDS encoding low molecular weight protein-tyrosine-phosphatase, with protein sequence MRQSRRDETDDRFHVSVVCTGNICRSPMAAVILRHAVEEAGLADRVRVTSAGTGPWHAGGPAHANTRRVLADAGFDTDHIAHQITRDEMPTVDLLLAADRTHLAALTSLDGPAGRGRRAPAAAVGSSRIVLFRSFDPDADSDEIPDPYGGPHEEYVQVMTMVRAAVPGIVAEIRRRLG encoded by the coding sequence GTGCGACAGTCCAGACGTGACGAGACCGACGACCGGTTCCACGTCAGCGTGGTGTGCACCGGCAACATCTGCCGGTCGCCGATGGCGGCCGTCATCCTGCGGCACGCCGTCGAGGAGGCCGGTCTGGCGGACCGGGTCCGGGTGACGAGCGCCGGTACGGGGCCGTGGCACGCGGGCGGCCCGGCCCACGCCAACACCCGGCGGGTCCTCGCCGACGCCGGCTTCGACACCGACCACATCGCCCACCAGATCACCCGGGACGAGATGCCCACCGTGGACCTGCTGCTGGCGGCCGACCGCACCCATCTGGCCGCTCTGACCAGTCTGGACGGACCGGCCGGGCGCGGTCGCCGGGCGCCGGCGGCGGCGGTGGGGTCGAGCCGGATCGTGCTGTTCCGCAGTTTCGACCCGGACGCCGACTCCGACGAGATCCCCGATCCGTACGGCGGCCCTCACGAGGAGTACGTGCAGGTAATGACCATGGTGCGGGCCGCGGTACCGGGCATCGTCGCCGAGATCCGCCGGCGGCTCGGATGA
- a CDS encoding glycoside hydrolase family 3 protein, with the protein MNPTEPDTTALTDLVSRLDLASKVRLLTGATAFTLPPEPRIGLGELRLSDGPTGVRGLKFAGGRVVSLFPNATLLASAWDVDGAYEVGRLLAEEALVQQIHVVLGPTINLHRSLLGGRLFEAYSEDPLLTGHLAAAYVRGMQDAGVAACLKHLVANESETERNTVNSVVDEATLRELYLLPFEIAATDAHAWTMMAGYNDVNGVAATEQVHVNSGIVKGEWAWDGLLMSDWTATKTTAASANGGQDLVMPGPVGPWGDALVAAVQAGEVAETTVDDHVVRLLRLAGRVGALGDLREYPTDLPAPDSAVRRRQLRDLATAGMTVLTNEGVLPLAGSGGVAVIGRHAVETAGMGGGSAQVNAPYQVSVADGLTALLGDRVTVVDGVEVRTKAVAALPAMVTDPESGLPGVGFTLYDAAGTVLERRSSPTATTVVGFDDDFEGTVARIRLQARLTSDGPLDIGTIGVGDWRLRVDGRTSDWTLAVANPGPGAELLDPPSRATPVAVPAGTEVEAVLEVPALAPGSPALAGLIVRRSAREVDTVLAEAAAAAAAADVAVVVVGLTAEQETEAVDKSTLALPGRQDDLVRAVAAAAAKTVVVINAATPVLMPWLDEVDAVLVVGLPGQEAGHAVAAVLTGAAEPSGRLVTTWPVADGATPAWNVTPVDGAVVYDEGTFIGYRGHHAGRAPAPAFWFGHGLGYTSWDYSDVTAHGDPAVSTTVSVTVHNTGDRDGREVVQLYFAPADPAQPVRLVGWTPVTVAAGGSATVTVTGDPRMWRRWEGGPDGSWATLPSAGELLLARGLGDIRERITVG; encoded by the coding sequence ATGAACCCGACCGAGCCGGACACCACCGCACTGACCGACCTGGTGAGCCGGCTGGACCTGGCGTCGAAGGTCCGGCTGCTCACCGGGGCGACCGCGTTCACCCTGCCGCCCGAACCCCGGATCGGCCTCGGCGAGCTGCGGCTGTCCGACGGCCCGACCGGTGTCCGTGGCCTGAAGTTCGCCGGCGGCCGGGTCGTGTCGCTGTTCCCCAACGCCACCCTGCTCGCGTCCGCCTGGGACGTCGACGGCGCCTACGAGGTCGGCCGGCTGCTCGCCGAGGAGGCCCTCGTCCAGCAGATCCACGTCGTCCTCGGCCCCACCATCAACCTGCACCGCTCGCTGCTCGGCGGCCGGCTCTTCGAGGCCTACTCCGAGGACCCGCTGCTCACCGGGCATCTCGCCGCGGCCTACGTCCGCGGCATGCAGGACGCCGGCGTCGCGGCGTGCCTGAAGCACCTGGTCGCCAACGAGTCCGAGACCGAGCGCAACACCGTGAACAGCGTCGTCGACGAGGCGACGCTGCGGGAGCTCTACCTGCTGCCGTTCGAGATCGCCGCCACCGACGCCCACGCCTGGACGATGATGGCCGGCTACAACGACGTCAACGGGGTCGCGGCGACCGAGCAGGTCCACGTCAACAGCGGGATCGTCAAGGGCGAGTGGGCCTGGGACGGCCTGCTGATGTCGGACTGGACGGCGACGAAGACCACCGCCGCGTCGGCCAACGGCGGCCAGGACCTGGTGATGCCGGGACCGGTCGGTCCGTGGGGCGACGCGCTCGTCGCCGCCGTGCAGGCCGGTGAGGTCGCCGAGACGACCGTCGACGACCACGTCGTCCGGCTCCTCCGGTTGGCCGGCCGGGTCGGCGCGCTCGGTGACCTGCGGGAGTACCCGACCGATCTGCCCGCGCCCGATTCGGCCGTCCGCCGGCGACAGCTGCGCGACCTGGCGACCGCCGGCATGACGGTGCTGACCAACGAGGGCGTGCTCCCGCTGGCCGGATCGGGTGGCGTCGCCGTGATCGGCCGGCACGCCGTCGAGACCGCCGGGATGGGCGGCGGCTCCGCGCAGGTCAACGCGCCGTACCAGGTGAGCGTGGCCGACGGGTTGACCGCGCTGCTCGGGGACCGGGTCACCGTGGTCGACGGCGTCGAGGTCCGCACCAAGGCCGTCGCCGCGCTGCCGGCGATGGTCACCGACCCGGAGAGCGGCCTGCCCGGGGTGGGGTTCACGCTGTACGACGCCGCCGGCACGGTGCTGGAACGGCGTTCCAGCCCGACGGCGACCACCGTCGTGGGCTTCGACGACGACTTCGAGGGCACCGTGGCCCGGATCCGGCTGCAGGCCCGCCTCACGTCCGACGGGCCGCTGGACATCGGCACCATCGGCGTCGGCGACTGGCGACTCCGGGTGGACGGCCGGACGTCGGACTGGACACTGGCGGTGGCGAACCCGGGACCCGGGGCGGAACTGCTCGACCCGCCCTCGCGGGCGACCCCGGTCGCGGTTCCGGCCGGGACCGAGGTGGAGGCCGTCCTCGAGGTTCCGGCGCTCGCCCCGGGGAGCCCGGCGCTGGCCGGCCTCATCGTGCGCCGGTCCGCCCGCGAGGTGGACACCGTGCTCGCGGAGGCCGCTGCGGCCGCGGCCGCCGCCGACGTCGCCGTGGTGGTCGTCGGTCTCACCGCCGAGCAGGAGACCGAGGCCGTCGACAAGTCCACCCTGGCCCTGCCCGGCCGCCAGGACGACCTGGTGCGGGCCGTCGCCGCGGCCGCGGCAAAGACCGTCGTGGTGATCAACGCGGCCACCCCGGTGCTGATGCCGTGGCTCGACGAGGTCGACGCGGTGCTGGTGGTGGGGCTGCCCGGCCAGGAGGCGGGCCACGCGGTGGCGGCGGTGCTGACCGGGGCCGCCGAGCCGAGCGGCCGGCTGGTCACGACCTGGCCGGTCGCCGACGGGGCCACCCCGGCCTGGAACGTCACCCCGGTCGACGGCGCCGTCGTCTACGACGAGGGCACGTTCATCGGCTACCGCGGACATCACGCCGGCCGCGCGCCGGCGCCCGCGTTCTGGTTCGGCCACGGGCTGGGCTACACCAGCTGGGACTACAGCGACGTCACCGCCCACGGTGACCCAGCGGTGTCGACCACGGTGTCGGTGACGGTGCACAACACCGGCGACCGGGACGGCCGTGAGGTGGTGCAGCTGTACTTCGCACCCGCGGACCCGGCGCAGCCCGTCCGGCTGGTGGGCTGGACGCCGGTGACGGTGGCGGCCGGCGGGTCGGCGACGGTGACCGTCACCGGTGACCCGCGGATGTGGCGGCGCTGGGAGGGCGGCCCCGACGGCTCGTGGGCCACCCTGCCGTCCGCCGGTGAGCTGCTCCTGGCCCGCGGGCTGGGCGACATCCGTGAGCGGATCACGGTGGGCTGA
- a CDS encoding aldose 1-epimerase family protein, translating into MTDRPDEWRLHSGGYAAAVTAVGATLRSLTLDGRDLVVPFPAGAVRPLYRGAHPVPWPNRIADGRYTFRGVTHQAALNEVDRGHALHGLAHWVRWEATDVAADRLVLVHDLVAQDGYPFPLRLQITLVLDGDGLHTTLEANNTGTGEAPYGCCPHPYLVAGAGPLDSWELTAPVARRLEVDERLVPTGLVAVDSVDNDFRTPDVIGGREIDHCFTDVTFDDGVAVVRVVDPAAGTGVELSWGAWAPWLQIHTGDRPEPEHDRAGLAVEPMNCPPDAFNLPDAEVPVLAAGATHTASWSIRGI; encoded by the coding sequence ATGACCGACCGTCCCGACGAATGGCGGCTGCACAGCGGCGGCTACGCCGCCGCGGTCACCGCCGTCGGCGCCACCCTGCGGTCGCTGACGCTGGACGGGCGGGACCTGGTGGTCCCGTTCCCGGCCGGCGCGGTGCGCCCGCTCTACCGCGGCGCCCATCCGGTGCCGTGGCCGAACCGGATCGCCGACGGCCGGTACACCTTCCGCGGCGTCACCCACCAGGCGGCGCTCAACGAGGTGGACCGCGGTCATGCGCTGCACGGCCTGGCGCACTGGGTGCGGTGGGAGGCGACCGATGTCGCCGCCGACCGGCTGGTGCTGGTGCACGACCTGGTCGCCCAGGACGGCTACCCGTTCCCGTTGCGGCTGCAGATCACCTTGGTGCTCGACGGCGACGGGCTGCACACCACGCTGGAGGCGAACAACACCGGCACCGGAGAGGCTCCCTACGGCTGCTGCCCGCATCCGTACCTGGTCGCCGGCGCCGGTCCGCTGGACAGCTGGGAGCTCACCGCGCCGGTGGCCCGCCGCCTCGAGGTGGACGAGCGGCTCGTCCCCACCGGACTCGTCGCCGTGGACTCCGTGGACAACGACTTCCGCACGCCCGACGTCATCGGCGGCCGCGAGATCGACCACTGCTTCACCGATGTCACCTTCGACGACGGTGTCGCCGTGGTCCGGGTGGTCGACCCGGCCGCCGGGACGGGCGTCGAGCTGAGCTGGGGTGCCTGGGCGCCCTGGCTGCAGATCCACACCGGCGACCGCCCGGAGCCGGAGCACGACCGGGCCGGCCTGGCCGTCGAGCCGATGAACTGTCCGCCGGACGCGTTCAACCTGCCCGACGCCGAGGTGCCGGTGCTCGCCGCCGGCGCCACCCACACCGCGAGCTGGTCGATCCGGGGGATCTGA
- a CDS encoding L-ribulose-5-phosphate 4-epimerase, which produces MSPLSIAAEITRLRREVSDLHAELTRYDLVVWTAGNVSARVPGADLLVVKPSGVDYNDLTPENMVVTDFDGTVVEGDHAPSSDAAAAGYVYRHMDRVGGVVHTHSTFATSFAARREPIPCVLTMMADEFGGEIPVGPFALIGDDSIGRGIVETLRHSRSKAVLMANHGPFTVGGTARAAVKAAAMCEEVARTVHMARQGGAVHPIDQTDIDALYDRYQNAYGQH; this is translated from the coding sequence GTGAGCCCGCTGAGCATCGCCGCCGAGATCACCCGCCTGCGGCGCGAGGTCAGCGACCTGCACGCCGAACTCACCCGCTACGACCTGGTCGTCTGGACCGCCGGCAACGTCTCCGCCCGGGTCCCGGGCGCCGACCTGCTGGTGGTCAAGCCGTCCGGGGTCGACTACAACGACCTGACGCCGGAGAACATGGTCGTCACCGACTTCGACGGCACCGTCGTCGAGGGCGACCACGCGCCGTCCTCCGACGCCGCCGCCGCCGGCTACGTCTACCGGCACATGGACCGGGTCGGTGGCGTCGTCCACACTCACTCCACGTTCGCCACCTCGTTCGCCGCCCGCCGCGAGCCCATCCCGTGCGTGCTGACGATGATGGCCGACGAGTTCGGCGGTGAGATCCCGGTCGGCCCGTTCGCCCTCATCGGCGACGACTCCATCGGCCGCGGCATCGTGGAGACGTTGCGGCACAGCCGTTCCAAGGCCGTCCTGATGGCCAACCACGGCCCGTTCACCGTCGGCGGGACCGCCCGCGCCGCGGTCAAGGCGGCCGCGATGTGCGAGGAGGTCGCCCGCACCGTGCACATGGCCCGCCAGGGTGGCGCCGTCCATCCGATCGACCAGACCGACATCGACGCGCTGTACGACCGCTACCAGAACGCGTACGGACAGCACTGA
- a CDS encoding histidine phosphatase family protein — translation MNRRSRDRAAGVTSVLIVRHGETTWGAAGRYAGQVDVPLTDLGRRQSRQVARRLAPLAADVVLTSPLDRCRATAEAIAASASARRGPRCEVRVDERLTDQSLGEWTGRSETEIAGRWPADFRRWRDDVHAAPPAGESLADLRVRCVAATEQAVDGHRGKSIVVVSHAAPIRALLTWALGTPVDVAYRLRVDNASVSGVLVDPQGATTVWTINETGHLLG, via the coding sequence GTGAACCGACGATCGCGGGACCGGGCCGCCGGTGTCACGTCCGTGCTGATCGTGCGGCACGGTGAGACGACGTGGGGCGCCGCCGGGCGGTACGCCGGGCAGGTCGACGTCCCGCTGACCGACCTGGGGCGGCGGCAGTCCCGCCAGGTGGCCCGCCGGCTGGCCCCGCTGGCCGCGGACGTGGTCCTCACCTCACCGTTGGACCGCTGCCGGGCCACCGCCGAGGCGATCGCGGCGTCGGCGTCGGCACGGCGGGGCCCGCGGTGCGAGGTGCGCGTCGACGAGCGGTTGACCGACCAGTCGCTGGGCGAGTGGACGGGACGGTCGGAGACCGAGATCGCCGGCCGCTGGCCCGCGGACTTCCGCCGGTGGCGCGACGACGTGCACGCCGCGCCGCCGGCGGGGGAGTCGTTGGCCGACCTGCGGGTCCGGTGCGTGGCCGCCACCGAGCAGGCGGTGGACGGGCACCGGGGGAAGTCGATCGTCGTGGTCTCCCACGCCGCGCCGATCCGGGCGCTGCTGACCTGGGCACTGGGTACCCCCGTCGACGTCGCGTACCGGCTGCGGGTGGACAACGCGTCGGTGTCCGGGGTGCTGGTGGATCCGCAGGGGGCGACGACGGTGTGGACGATCAACGAGACCGGCCACCTGCTCGGGTAG
- a CDS encoding zinc ribbon domain-containing protein: MPLKLDPFVQRTLLDLAATDRVISSAEHRRSHLPALAVIADGEARATVVRRAVVAAETEVSDLQRATNKLDTEVEQVRARARRDADRLASGSASPKELENLQHEIESLKRRQATLEDAELELMEQREAAEGVLAAARRDLAAIDAETAEAVATRDAAFAEIDAVLATEREKRAALVPRFPDDVLALYTRVKDQGRVAAGELLGGRCGACRMEIDRTALGELKAAPVDAVVRCPECGAILVRA; encoded by the coding sequence GTGCCGCTCAAGCTCGATCCGTTCGTCCAACGCACGCTGCTCGACCTGGCGGCGACCGACCGGGTGATCAGCTCCGCCGAGCACCGCCGGTCGCACCTGCCCGCGCTCGCGGTGATCGCCGACGGCGAGGCCCGGGCGACCGTGGTCCGGCGGGCCGTCGTCGCCGCCGAGACCGAGGTCTCGGACCTGCAACGCGCGACCAACAAGCTCGACACCGAGGTGGAGCAGGTGCGGGCCCGGGCCCGCCGCGACGCCGACCGGCTGGCCTCGGGTTCGGCCAGCCCCAAGGAGCTGGAGAACCTGCAGCACGAGATCGAGTCCCTGAAGCGCCGTCAGGCCACCCTCGAGGACGCCGAGTTGGAGCTGATGGAGCAGCGGGAGGCCGCCGAGGGTGTGCTCGCCGCCGCCCGCCGCGACCTCGCCGCCATCGACGCCGAGACCGCCGAGGCGGTCGCCACCCGCGACGCGGCCTTCGCCGAGATCGACGCCGTGCTGGCCACCGAGCGCGAGAAGCGGGCCGCTCTGGTACCGCGCTTCCCCGACGACGTGCTCGCGCTGTACACCCGGGTCAAGGACCAGGGCAGGGTGGCGGCCGGCGAGCTCCTCGGCGGCCGCTGCGGTGCCTGCCGGATGGAGATCGACCGGACCGCGTTGGGCGAGCTGAAGGCGGCGCCGGTCGACGCCGTCGTCCGGTGCCCGGAGTGCGGCGCCATCCTCGTCCGCGCCTGA